One Nostoc sp. UHCC 0302 DNA window includes the following coding sequences:
- a CDS encoding mechanosensitive ion channel domain-containing protein: MIEWIAPIAFILAGLLAGIIGEKVIFKRMEIFVKNKRIAGGNIIFRSLHRMTFIWFVLGGFFGAILSSPIKPDIANVLQKILTIALLYSVTLVLAKFTAGFVNLFIQRTEGVPTSLISNLAKIAVFSLGTLIILQTVGVEITPIVTTLGIGGLAVGLALQDTLANLFSGFYLIISKQVRTGDYVKLDAGHEGYVLDISWRNTTIKEISNNVVIVPNSKLSSAIFTNYHLPAKEITLTLDVGVSYDSDLEKVEKVTVEVAKEVMQEIAPNLIANEPYIRFHNFGDFSIDFTLYMRVSEYFDQRIGKHIFIKKLHKRYQQAGITIPFPVREVYMQKDGQEDSTIEQS; the protein is encoded by the coding sequence ATGATTGAATGGATTGCGCCCATCGCTTTTATTTTAGCTGGCTTACTGGCTGGAATAATTGGGGAGAAAGTTATCTTTAAAAGAATGGAAATATTTGTTAAGAACAAACGAATCGCAGGGGGTAATATTATATTTCGCTCTCTGCATCGGATGACTTTTATTTGGTTTGTTCTCGGCGGTTTTTTTGGGGCTATTTTGAGTTCACCCATCAAACCGGATATTGCTAATGTTCTGCAAAAAATTCTCACTATTGCGTTGCTGTATTCAGTAACATTAGTTTTAGCTAAATTTACGGCTGGTTTTGTTAATTTATTTATTCAAAGAACAGAAGGTGTTCCTACATCACTAATTTCTAATCTTGCTAAAATTGCTGTTTTTAGTTTAGGAACATTAATCATCTTGCAAACTGTGGGTGTTGAGATTACACCGATAGTCACAACTCTAGGGATTGGTGGTCTAGCAGTTGGTTTAGCACTACAAGACACACTAGCAAATTTGTTTTCAGGATTTTATTTAATTATTTCTAAACAAGTTAGAACTGGAGATTATGTAAAATTAGATGCTGGTCATGAGGGATATGTTCTCGATATTTCCTGGCGCAATACGACAATTAAAGAAATATCTAATAACGTAGTAATTGTTCCAAATTCTAAATTATCCTCTGCCATTTTTACTAACTATCATTTACCTGCCAAAGAAATTACTTTAACCCTGGATGTAGGAGTCAGTTATGATAGTGACTTGGAAAAAGTTGAAAAAGTGACTGTGGAAGTTGCTAAAGAGGTAATGCAAGAAATTGCACCCAACTTAATAGCAAATGAACCATATATTAGATTTCACAATTTTGGTGATTTTAGTATAGATTTTACACTCTATATGCGAGTTAGTGAATACTTTGACCAGCGGATTGGGAAACATATATTTATTAAAAAACTGCACAAACGCTATCAGCAAGCAGGGATTACAATTCCCTTTCCCGTTAGAGAAGTTTATATGCAAAAAGATGGGCAAGAAGATTCAACTATAGAACAAAGTTAG